One Oncorhynchus clarkii lewisi isolate Uvic-CL-2024 chromosome 28, UVic_Ocla_1.0, whole genome shotgun sequence genomic region harbors:
- the LOC139386939 gene encoding NACHT, LRR and PYD domains-containing protein 3-like, whose amino-acid sequence MDTSSPAPPTPVPERLLAILQQLTSEELKSFQWYLKQPVSGGSSPIPVSRLENAKREDTVDQMVHTYREAGALEMTHHILQKIKRNDLAVPMSGTEHQATAGVSATPTRPNLNTSTVPVQDVQDASADLSNHTEPGDHVKEHKLTTVNSTDDGPSYEDVEKYRRKFQYKLKEKIQHVFEGVPKQGKKTLLNKIYTELYITEGGSEEVNNEHEVRQIEIASITPAATEERLIECNNIFTFVTGQDKPTRTVLTKGVAGIGKTFSVLKFILDWAEGKANQDIQFIFSLPFRELNLVRKKMLSLVDLVHECIREAKVIEKEFLYQVFTKLQDSGNPNYNESRYKVLFVLDGLDECRLPLDYKKNDSWDKATEPTLVDVLLKSLINGNLLPSARLWITSRPAASNQIPSGCVDQVTEVRGFNDPQKEEYFRKRFSDENLANRIISHIKTSRSLHIMCHIPVFCWIAATVLERILSTDTNGEIPKTLTQLFLGLLVFHAKQMNEKYNEKGEGEPHWDKESIMALGKLAFQQLKNGNLIFYESDLQECGISAREASVRLGVLTQLFREDYGPFQEKVYCFVHLSIQEFLAALYVFLSFNNNNVNLMNKELSTIRNILRKFTLKSAFTFHKSAVDKALRGKNGHLDLFLRFLLGLSLESNQSHLHGLLTPTRSTRSSSQCHEQTVKYIKRKIRKNHSPEKCINLFHCLNELNDHSLVKEIQNYLSSGNVSREELSPAQWSAMVFVLLTSEEELVVFDLKKYSRSEKGLLRLLPVVKTSRTSLLNGCNLTERCCEALASALNFSHLRELDLSDNSLLTDSGVKLLAVGLDNSHCKLETLRLSFCGVTAKGCAYLASVLMSNSSNLRELDLSDNDLRNSGAELLSAGLENPHCKLETLRLSFCGVAKKGCASLVSALRSNPSHLRELDLSYNHSGVNLLSAILEDPCCKLEKLNMGSGDFATQPGQIKYARNLTLDPNTAHRRLSLSEGNRKVTWVDEKQRYPDHPERFGNCEQVLCREGLSGPGPCYWEADWNGEWAVIGMAYKGISRTGGRKDCVLGYNRKSWSLESSNHSNTTWHNNNCTEFPVQSSPYYRVGVYLDWQAGILSFCRVSSNIRTHLHTFHTKFTEPLYPGFYVGSGSSVTLR is encoded by the exons ATGGACACCTCATCACCTGCTCCACCTACACCTGTCCCAGAGCGGTTGCTAGCTATTCTACAACAACTGACCAGTGAGGAGTTGAAGTCATTTCAGTGGTACCTGAAGCAGCCTGTTTCGGGTGGCTCATCTCCCATCCCAGTTAGCAGGCTGGAAAATGCTAAAAGAGAGGACACAGTGGATCAGATGGTGCATACCTATAGGGAAGCTGGTGCTCTGGAGATGACACACCATATCCTGCAAAAGATTAAACGGAATGATCTAGCTG TTCCAATGTCAGGGACAGAACACCAAGCCACAGCAGGAGTATCAGCCACACCAACCAGGCCCAACCTGAACACAAGCACCGTACCAGTTCAGGATGTTCAGGATGCTTCTGCAGATCTCTCCAACCACACTGAGCCTGGAGACCATGTTAAGGAACATAAACTCACTACTGTTAACTCTACAGATGATG GTCCTTCGTATGAAGATGTTGAGAAGTACCGGCGTAAATTCCAATACAAACTGAAGGAGAAGATTCAGCATGTATTTGAGGGGGTGCCAAAACAGGGAAAGAAAACACTTCTCAATAAGATCTACACAGAActctacatcacagagggtggaaGTGAAGAGGTGAATAATGAGCACGAGGTAAGACAGATTGAGATCGCATCCATCACACCAGCAGCGACAGAAGAAAGGTTGATCGAATGCAATAACATCTTTACATTTGTAACTGGACAAGACAAACCTACCAGAACTGTGCTGACGAAGGgagtcgctggcattggaaaaacatTCTCTGTACTTAAGTTCATTttggactgggctgaaggaaaagcaaatcaAGATATCCAGTTCATATTTTCACTGCCTTTTCGAGAGCTAAATTTGGTGCGGAAGAAAATGCTGAGTTTAGTGGATCTTGTTCATGAATGCATCAGAGAGGCAAAAGTGATTGAGAAGGAATTTCTCTATCAGGTTTTCACAAAATTACAAGACTCAGGAAACCCAAACTACAATGAGAGCAGGTACAAAGTTCTATTTGTCCTTGATGGTCTAGATGAGTGTCGATTGCCTCTAGACTACAAGAAGAATGATAGCTGGGATAAAGCTACAGAGCCAACCTTAGTGGATGTGCTTCTGAAATCCCTCATCAATGGgaatctgcttccctctgctcgcCTCTGGATAACCTCCAGACCTGCAGCATCCAATCAGATTCCTTCTGGgtgtgttgaccaggtgacagaagtacgagggttcaatgacccacagaaggaggagtacttcaggaagagGTTCAGTGATGAGAATCTGGCAAACAGAATCATCTCACACATTAAGACATCAAGGAGtctccacatcatgtgccacataCCAGTCTTCTGTTGGATCGCAGCTACAGTTCTGGAGCGCATATTGAGCACAGATACGAATGGAGAAATACCAAAGACTCTGACTCAATTATTCCTTGGTTTACTGGTGTTTCATGCTAAACAGATGAACGAGAAATATAATGAGAAAGGCGAGGGAGAGCCACACTGGGATAAAGAGAGCATTATGGCACTTGGaaaactggcttttcaacagctAAAAAATGGCAACCTAATTTTCTATGAGTCAGATCTACAAGAGTGTGGCATTAGTGCCAGAGAAGCTTCGGTTCGCTTGGGAGTGTTAACACAGCTCTTCAGAGAGGATTATGGGCCGTTCCAGGAGAAGGTGTACTGCTTTGTGCATCTGAGCATCCAGGAGTTTCTGGCTGCGTTGTATGTCTTTTTATCATTCAACAACAACAATGTAAACCTAATGAACAAAGAACTTTCCACCATCAGAAACATTCTTAGGAAGTTTACATTAAAATCTGCCTTCACCTTTCACAAGAGTGCTGTGGATAAAGCCTTACGGGGTAAGAATGGACACCTGGACCTgttcctccgcttccttctgggcctctcactAGAGTCCAATCAGTCTCACTTACACGGCCTACTGACACCGACAAGGAGCACGAGAAGCAGCTCTCAGTGCCATGAGCAAACAGTCAAGTACATAAAGAGGAAGATCAGAAAAAATCACTCTCCAGAGAAGtgcatcaatctgttccactgtctaAATGAACTAAATGACCATTCACTGGTGAAGGAGATCCAAAACTACCTGAGCTCAGGAAATGTCTCCAGAGAAGAACTCtcacctgcacagtggtcagctatggtctttgttttgttgacttcaGAAGAGGAGCTGGTTGTGTTTGAtctgaagaaatactccagatcagaAAAGGGGCTTCTGAGACTGTTGCCAGTCGTCAAAACCTCCAGAACATCTCT GCTGAATGGATGTAACCTCACAGAGAGATGCTGTGAAGCTTTAGCCTCAGCTCTCAACTTCTcccacctgagagagctggacctgagtgaCAACAGCCTGCTGAcagattcaggagtgaagctgctcgcTGTTGGACTGGATAATTCGCACTGTAAACTTGAGACACTCAG GTTGTCATTTTGTGGAGTCACAGCGAAAGGCTGTGCTTATCTGGCCTCAGTTCTAATGTCAAACTCTTCaaacctgagagagctggacctgagtgaCAATGACCTGCGGAATTCAGGAGCAGAACTGCTCTCAGCTGGACTGGAGAATCCACACTGTAAACTTGAGAcactgag GTTGTCATTCTGTGGAGTCGCAAAgaaaggctgtgcttctctggtctcagctctgaggtcaaacccctcacacctgagagagctggacttGAGCTACAATCACTCAGGAGTGAATCTGCTCTCTGCTATATTAGAGGATCCCTGCTGTAaactggagaaactcaa CATGGGATCTGGAGATTTCGCAACCCAACCAGGTCAAATTAAAT ATGCACGTAatctcacactggacccaaacacagcacacagacgcctctctctgtctgaggggaACAGAAAGGTGACATGGGTGGATGAGAAGCAGCGgtatcctgatcacccagagagatttggGAACTGCGaacaggtgctgtgtagagagggtctaTCTGGGCCCGGCCCCTGTTACTGGGAGGCAGATTGGAATGGGGAATGGGCTGTTATAGGAATGGCATATAAAGGAATCAGCAGGACAGGAGGGCGTAAAGACTGTGTGCTTGGATACAATCGTAAGTCTTGGAGTTTGGAGTCCTCTAATCACAGCAACACCACCTGGCACAATAATAACTGCACTGAGTTTCCTGTCCAATCCTCCCCTTACtacagagtaggagtgtatctggactggcaGGCCGGCATTCTGTCCTTCTGCAGAGTCTCCTCTAACATACGGACACACCTGCACACATTCCACACCAaattcactgagcccctctacCCAGGGTTTTATGTTGGGAGTGGCTCCTCAGTAACTCTGAGGTAA